The following are from one region of the Acomys russatus chromosome 32, mAcoRus1.1, whole genome shotgun sequence genome:
- the Anapc13 gene encoding anaphase-promoting complex subunit 13 has product MDSEVQRDGRILDLIDDAWREDKLPYEDVAIPLSELPEPEQDNGGTTESVKEQEMKWTDLALQCLHENVPPAGN; this is encoded by the exons ATGGACAGTGAGGTGCAGCGGGACGGAAGGATCTTGGATTTGATTGATGACGCTTGGCGGGAAGACAAGCTGCCATATGAGGACGTCGCGATTCCACTG AGTGAGCTTCCGGAGCCTGAGCAGGACAACGGGGGCACCACAGAGTCTGTGAAAGAACAGGAGATGAAGTGGACGGACCTGGCCCTACAGTGCCTCCACGAGAACGTCCCACCCGCTGGAAACTGA